A stretch of the Zeugodacus cucurbitae isolate PBARC_wt_2022May chromosome 6, idZeuCucr1.2, whole genome shotgun sequence genome encodes the following:
- the LOC105216041 gene encoding uncharacterized protein LOC105216041, which produces MDYEVNASLRVVFQAIEERCSRPVLFDRFELQMLLESLKPLEQLLVARYFCKLPWNIGSLRVLAILQSSNILTASNYILSLENDEEIQLILNDFLEAEFELLKELYTVAYYDSSNAISLNDALDECLSRLYTDLIQNPKINDLTYINGITKNMPPDFILNLMQRHIRIALDLHKSNAKKAFGNFSNWINEGVDEIQFTKELYEKLLKHSEQEAISYLFKLSSLEHFNQWKFYLILLQTLTSKCSDENGAFIRKYLKTRLTQISALPKREYMLHLLLSVRAATATTMDIDKNITAYADWYKRNVADMKFVLKVEEFKAIIDLLEQCIPYESLEDYLEIHATFSISPPIHCGKLVQSYKSKCKMQLAKIKSKAKQGNEHEESIVIDD; this is translated from the exons atggattATGAAGTAAATGCGAGTTTACGGGTTGTATTTCAG GCCATAGAGGAGAGATGTAGCAGACCCGTGCTCTTCGATAGGTTTGAATTACAAATGTTGTTAGAAAGTTTAAAACCACTGGAACAG ttaCTGGTTGcaagatatttttgtaaactacCATGGAATATAGGAAGTTTGCGAGTTTTGGCTATACTACAATCGTCTAATATACTCACCGCAAGTAATTACATATTGAG TCTGGAGAACGATGAAGAAATACAATTGATACTAAATGATTTTCTCGAAGCAGAATTTGAATTACTGAAAGAGCTGTACACTGTGGCGTATTAtg ATAGCAGCAATGCAATTAGCTTAAATGACGCTCTTGATGAGTGTCTTTCCAGACTGTATACAGATTTAATACAGAAtccgaaaataaatgatttgacATACATTAATGGTATTACGAAAAATATGCCCC cgGATTTTATACTCAATTTGATGCAGCGGCACATTCGTATTGCTTTAGATTTACATAAAAGCAATGCGAAAAAagcttttggtaatttttcaaACTGGATCAATGAAGGCGTAGATGAAATTCAATTCactaaagaattatatgaaaaa TTACTTAAGCATTCAGAGCAGGAAGCGATTTCCTATCTTTTTAAGCTGTCTTCTCTGGAACACTTTAATCAGTGGAAGTTCTATTTAATTCTACTACAGACACTCACAAGTAAATGTAGTGACGAAAATGGCGCATTCATACGAA AATATCTCAAAACACGTCTAACTCAAATATCAGCACTTCCAAAACGCGAGTATATGCTTCATTTGTTACTATCCGTTCGAGCTGCAACTGCAACAACGATGGACATTGATAAGAATATTACTGCATATGCTGACTGGTATAAACGAAATGTTGCTGACATGAAATTCGTTTTAAAAGTGGAGGAATTCAAGGCTATAATAGATCTTTTGGAACAGTGTATACCTTATGAATCATTAGAGGATTATTTAGAG attcATGCTACTTTCTCGATATCGCCACCTATACATTGTGGCAAACTAGTACAAAGTTACAAGAGCAAATGTAAAATGCAGTTGGCTAAGATAAAGTCAAAGGCCAAACAGGGTAATGAACACGAAGAGAGCATAGTCATTGatgattga
- the LOC105216040 gene encoding copper chaperone for superoxide dismutase: MGDIKVEFSVQMRGEHCAEKVRNVLQNTSKVHIDAAEGRVTIETNEPWYILKDKIESTGRKAVLVGFGGQSAVAIINTTGSDVDRTPIQGILRFCALTKDTAGVVVDGVVDGLAPGLHGLHVHESGDVSSGCASIGEHYNPRGSPHGSPDSAPDARHAGDLGNIRADENGRATFRFVDPVLAVWDIIGRSVAITANADDMGRGGNEQSHIDGNAGERIACGIIARSAGIMENFKKICACDGVTLWDERNKPIAGGDRAQKL, encoded by the exons ATGGGCGATATTAAA GTTGAATTTTCGGTACAAATGCGAGGTGAGCATTGTGCTGAAAAGGTGCGAAATGTACTTCAGAATACCAGTAAAGTACACATTGATGCGGCAGAAGGACGAGTCACAATAGAAACAAATGAACCTTGGTACATTTTAAAGGATAAAATCGAGAGCACTGGACGAAAGGCTGTATTGGTTGGTTTCGGCGGACAGTCGGCGGTTGCAATTATAAATACTACCGGCAGTGACGTTGACCGCACACCAATACAAGGAATTTTGCGTTTTTGTGCGTTAACCAAGGATACTGCAGGCGTGGTGGTGGATGGTGTTGTAGATGGCTTGGCACCTGGATTACATGGTTTGCATGTGCACGAGTCAGGCGACGTATCAAGTGGTTGTGCTTCCATCGGCGAACACTACAATCCACGCGGTTCACCACACGGCAGTCCGGATAGTGCACCAGATGCTCGTCATGCTGGCGATTTGGGTAACATACGTGCTGATGAAAATGGACGAGCCACATTTCGTTTTGTTGATCCTGTATTAGCAGTTTGGGATATCATTGGGCGCTCAGTGGCGATAACAGCGAATGCAGACGACATGGGAAGAGGTGGAAACGAACAGAGTCACATTGATGGCAATGCTGGTGAACG CATTGCTTGCGGTATAATCGCACGCTCAGCAGGAATTATggagaatttcaaaaaaatttgtgcTTGCGATGGCGTTACGCTATGGGATGAAAGAAATAAACCTATAGCAGGTGGAGATCGTGcacagaaattataa
- the LOC105216042 gene encoding uncharacterized protein LOC105216042 isoform X5 yields the protein MDIFLAYIFTFFLIFIIMPITYYILRFVLWLVLDYCGCDKSYSENRRDQQGRRVTFGHIYDRQGNIFTIANESSSNPLPHRCTDFFYVEPSSEDAARIRAQLEKDEKDLPTYEEVMAMSAAQAAAGTLSPPPTTASSTTIAITDATVPPYSEIDRNTTRAAPLTLESGATAWPIGNETAPSHGAGAASTSRAAAAAATSAPATTTVVTIANSVSNTSV from the exons ATGGATATATTTCTGGCTTACATCTTCACATTTTTCCTCATATTCATCATCATGCCAATTACATACTATATTCTACGG TTCGTACTGTGGCTCGTATTGGATTATTGTGGCTGCGACAAGTCATACAGTGAAAATCGACGTGACCAACAAGGTCGACGGGTAACATTcggtcatatatatg ATCGCCAAGGCAACATCTTCACAATCGCCAATGAGAGCTCCAGCAATCCGTTACCACATCGTTGTACAGATTTCTTCTATGTTGAACCGAGCTCCGAGGATGCGGCCCGCATTCGAGCCCAACTGGAGAAGGATGAAAAGGATTTACCCACCTACGAAGAGGTAATGGCTATGAGCGCGGCTCAGGCGGCGGCCGGCACTTTATCGCCACCGCCTACTACCGCCTCGTCAACCACCATTGCCATTACGGATGCGACAGTTCCGCCTTACTCGGAAATCGATCGGAATACGACGCGCGCTGCGCCACTAACCTTGGAAAGTGGCGCAACTGCGTGGCCAATAGGAAACGAAACAGCGCCATCTCACGGTGCAGGAGCAGCATCCACATCACGTGCGGCCGCTGCCGCCGCTACAAGTGCACCAGCTACAACTACAGTGGTGACCATCGCCAATTCGGTATCCAATACGAGCGTGTGA
- the LOC105216042 gene encoding uncharacterized protein LOC105216042 isoform X10, with product MNYVIYFVIIIIIILLYQFLVVTLRMFAAMRIQNRLERDRQGNIFTIANESSSNPLPHRCTDFFYVEPSSEDAARIRAQLEKDEKDLPTYEEVMAMSAAQAAAGTLSPPPTTASSTTIAITDATVPPYSEIDRNTTRAAPLTLESGATAWPIGNETAPSHGAGAASTSRAAAAAATSAPATTTVVTIANSVSNTSV from the exons ATGAATTACGTTATTtactttgttattattatcataATAATTCTGCTCTATCAATTTCTCGTG GTAACTCTACGCATGTTTGCCGCAATGCGTATACAAAATCGTCTCGAACGTG ATCGCCAAGGCAACATCTTCACAATCGCCAATGAGAGCTCCAGCAATCCGTTACCACATCGTTGTACAGATTTCTTCTATGTTGAACCGAGCTCCGAGGATGCGGCCCGCATTCGAGCCCAACTGGAGAAGGATGAAAAGGATTTACCCACCTACGAAGAGGTAATGGCTATGAGCGCGGCTCAGGCGGCGGCCGGCACTTTATCGCCACCGCCTACTACCGCCTCGTCAACCACCATTGCCATTACGGATGCGACAGTTCCGCCTTACTCGGAAATCGATCGGAATACGACGCGCGCTGCGCCACTAACCTTGGAAAGTGGCGCAACTGCGTGGCCAATAGGAAACGAAACAGCGCCATCTCACGGTGCAGGAGCAGCATCCACATCACGTGCGGCCGCTGCCGCCGCTACAAGTGCACCAGCTACAACTACAGTGGTGACCATCGCCAATTCGGTATCCAATACGAGCGTGTGA
- the LOC105216042 gene encoding uncharacterized protein LOC105216042 isoform X3, protein MNLLALLVLIFIIAFVVLPIFCYYTRIESKSLARLCPQGYRNCNRNRHRQRGTWQQAGVRRVFNDRQGNIFTIANESSSNPLPHRCTDFFYVEPSSEDAARIRAQLEKDEKDLPTYEEVMAMSAAQAAAGTLSPPPTTASSTTIAITDATVPPYSEIDRNTTRAAPLTLESGATAWPIGNETAPSHGAGAASTSRAAAAAATSAPATTTVVTIANSVSNTSV, encoded by the exons ATGAATCTTTTGGCTTTACTAGTactcatatttatcattgcattcgttgtattgccaattttttgttattatacacGAATCGAAAGCAAATCGTTGGCGAGATTATGTCCGCAAGGATATAGAAATTGTAATCGTAATCGCCATCGGCAGCGGGGCACGTGGCAACAAGCAGGCGTGCGACGTGTTTTTAATG ATCGCCAAGGCAACATCTTCACAATCGCCAATGAGAGCTCCAGCAATCCGTTACCACATCGTTGTACAGATTTCTTCTATGTTGAACCGAGCTCCGAGGATGCGGCCCGCATTCGAGCCCAACTGGAGAAGGATGAAAAGGATTTACCCACCTACGAAGAGGTAATGGCTATGAGCGCGGCTCAGGCGGCGGCCGGCACTTTATCGCCACCGCCTACTACCGCCTCGTCAACCACCATTGCCATTACGGATGCGACAGTTCCGCCTTACTCGGAAATCGATCGGAATACGACGCGCGCTGCGCCACTAACCTTGGAAAGTGGCGCAACTGCGTGGCCAATAGGAAACGAAACAGCGCCATCTCACGGTGCAGGAGCAGCATCCACATCACGTGCGGCCGCTGCCGCCGCTACAAGTGCACCAGCTACAACTACAGTGGTGACCATCGCCAATTCGGTATCCAATACGAGCGTGTGA
- the LOC105216042 gene encoding uncharacterized protein LOC105216042 isoform X2 — MGNLSSDLQNVLLYLSAFFMVFLSFVVFSLCLRVLLWIYLQYTNRPPRDTHADESMRNGRSFSMRSESDRQGNIFTIANESSSNPLPHRCTDFFYVEPSSEDAARIRAQLEKDEKDLPTYEEVMAMSAAQAAAGTLSPPPTTASSTTIAITDATVPPYSEIDRNTTRAAPLTLESGATAWPIGNETAPSHGAGAASTSRAAAAAATSAPATTTVVTIANSVSNTSV; from the exons ATGGGGAATTTATCGTCTGATTTGCAGAATGTGTTACTTTATTTATCGGCCTTCTTTATGGTCTTCCTCTCGTTTGTGGTGTTCAGTTTGTGTTTGCGTGTACTACTCTGGATCTATTTGCAATACACCAATCGGCCACCAAGGGACACGCATGCGGACGAAAGTATGAGAAACGGACGCAGCTTTTCCATGCGCTCAGAAAGTG ATCGCCAAGGCAACATCTTCACAATCGCCAATGAGAGCTCCAGCAATCCGTTACCACATCGTTGTACAGATTTCTTCTATGTTGAACCGAGCTCCGAGGATGCGGCCCGCATTCGAGCCCAACTGGAGAAGGATGAAAAGGATTTACCCACCTACGAAGAGGTAATGGCTATGAGCGCGGCTCAGGCGGCGGCCGGCACTTTATCGCCACCGCCTACTACCGCCTCGTCAACCACCATTGCCATTACGGATGCGACAGTTCCGCCTTACTCGGAAATCGATCGGAATACGACGCGCGCTGCGCCACTAACCTTGGAAAGTGGCGCAACTGCGTGGCCAATAGGAAACGAAACAGCGCCATCTCACGGTGCAGGAGCAGCATCCACATCACGTGCGGCCGCTGCCGCCGCTACAAGTGCACCAGCTACAACTACAGTGGTGACCATCGCCAATTCGGTATCCAATACGAGCGTGTGA
- the LOC105216042 gene encoding uncharacterized protein LOC105216042 isoform X6 — translation MSGFFLLIISGLAFCIGCVAIAACMQMTSWVDKRYERQMRRADIRFRQRQTDRCTDRQGNIFTIANESSSNPLPHRCTDFFYVEPSSEDAARIRAQLEKDEKDLPTYEEVMAMSAAQAAAGTLSPPPTTASSTTIAITDATVPPYSEIDRNTTRAAPLTLESGATAWPIGNETAPSHGAGAASTSRAAAAAATSAPATTTVVTIANSVSNTSV, via the exons ATGAGTGGCTTTTTCCTGTTGATTATTTCGGGTTTAGCCTTTTGCATTGGCTGTGTTGCTATCGCTGCTTGTATGCAAATGACCTCTTGGGTTGACAAGCGGTACGAACGTCAGATGCGACGAGCAGATATTCGGTTTAGGCAGAGGCAGACGGATCGTTGCACCG ATCGCCAAGGCAACATCTTCACAATCGCCAATGAGAGCTCCAGCAATCCGTTACCACATCGTTGTACAGATTTCTTCTATGTTGAACCGAGCTCCGAGGATGCGGCCCGCATTCGAGCCCAACTGGAGAAGGATGAAAAGGATTTACCCACCTACGAAGAGGTAATGGCTATGAGCGCGGCTCAGGCGGCGGCCGGCACTTTATCGCCACCGCCTACTACCGCCTCGTCAACCACCATTGCCATTACGGATGCGACAGTTCCGCCTTACTCGGAAATCGATCGGAATACGACGCGCGCTGCGCCACTAACCTTGGAAAGTGGCGCAACTGCGTGGCCAATAGGAAACGAAACAGCGCCATCTCACGGTGCAGGAGCAGCATCCACATCACGTGCGGCCGCTGCCGCCGCTACAAGTGCACCAGCTACAACTACAGTGGTGACCATCGCCAATTCGGTATCCAATACGAGCGTGTGA